From Woronichinia naegeliana WA131, the proteins below share one genomic window:
- a CDS encoding response regulator, translated as MTNFLRLVSLFMVSGQVLVAGILSLSHYHSRVNGLDDRLELLTRFLGQTAIPPHLKISDANLDYLVAPTVNSPSPLYGVVSDDQEIMVASFLQLNDPTLLNLRTNAQKKHKQIANIIQDLEERGNIIKLRRPILTAGKFLGVLTIGYSRTQMVMESFAYGLKVLLLCLIVDILLVLLYSYYFKQVVQAELETPIKKVEVLPSPALPNTVSALVSADVDEFSSPTQLLDALQPSLGKLINQLQTLPGHYHSPVALANAQQEALFYLIQVLESLLTAQQNTSFFVPTVPDPALLSPYLEKMQQEKNEFLAMIGHEMRTPLNAVTGMTRLLLDTPLSSQQQEFVHLIRNSGDTLLMMINNILDFSKIESGKLELEQHSFDLRQCIEDVLRLFVSQSADKPVELGYLIESQTPISIVGDITRLRQILTNLVGNALKFTQKGEVVVYVNSTLLSSPDSAEKENLDQTQPSLSQYEIRFAVKDTGIGIPRDRLERLFKSFSQIDSSTTRKYGGTGLGLVISKRLCELMGGKIWVHSEENYGSTFYFTIIVEAIKSKANLNITQSIQELMGKRLLIINDNLTNQKILTQQTQSWGIFTCAVDSWEKALEWFQQGVHFDIAILDIGSSQHNFLDLIRQIRQQSGYHNLPILIINLITNFNDFEEIENLHYIRVLNKPIQQSELYKNLLHIVSEKPIKMTPAKPMPGEFSAPMHTLKILVAEDVTVNQAVIRLLLGKLGYQADIVSNGLEALKALHHQSYDVVLMDVRMPDMDGLSATHHIYQDIFPRPRIIAMTAEAMPGDKENCLAAGMDDYLSKPINIELLQQALARCVPLSVPESSEKTAPPSSLPTTSVPERTAVSVSPTPLKSATELINLSENLNVFDPKPLEVLAQMAGSRAHQVIHNLISSYLQESPQHLIVIAQVISSGEWDGLENAIKSLGSASVRIGATNLGKLCKEIESRLQEKNLTEIAMLFNRLEQEYEQVVQILKRKQEQCQNEAVTF; from the coding sequence ATGACAAATTTTTTGAGACTTGTCAGCTTATTTATGGTGAGCGGTCAAGTTTTAGTGGCTGGCATTCTGAGTTTGTCACATTATCACAGCCGAGTAAATGGATTAGATGATCGTCTAGAATTGCTCACCCGTTTTTTAGGACAAACCGCTATTCCCCCCCATCTCAAAATTAGTGATGCCAATTTAGATTATCTGGTTGCTCCCACCGTAAATAGTCCTTCCCCTTTATATGGAGTGGTTAGTGATGACCAAGAGATTATGGTCGCCAGTTTTCTCCAATTAAATGATCCGACCCTACTAAATCTACGTACTAATGCCCAGAAAAAACATAAGCAAATTGCCAACATTATCCAGGATTTGGAAGAGCGAGGAAATATCATCAAACTGAGGAGACCGATTCTGACCGCCGGCAAGTTTCTCGGCGTTCTGACCATTGGTTATTCTCGCACCCAAATGGTCATGGAGTCTTTTGCCTATGGATTGAAAGTTCTCTTGCTATGCTTAATCGTTGATATTTTGTTGGTTTTGCTCTACAGCTATTATTTTAAACAAGTTGTTCAAGCAGAACTAGAAACCCCCATCAAAAAAGTAGAAGTCTTGCCTTCGCCCGCACTCCCAAATACCGTTTCCGCCCTTGTCTCTGCTGATGTGGATGAGTTTTCCTCGCCGACACAGCTATTGGATGCCTTGCAGCCCTCCCTTGGAAAACTGATCAATCAACTACAAACTTTACCGGGACATTACCATTCTCCCGTTGCCCTGGCCAATGCCCAACAAGAAGCTTTATTTTATTTAATACAAGTTCTTGAATCGTTACTCACTGCTCAACAAAATACCTCTTTCTTTGTGCCGACTGTTCCTGATCCAGCCCTGCTTTCCCCTTATCTGGAGAAGATGCAACAGGAAAAAAATGAATTTCTGGCGATGATTGGTCATGAAATGCGAACTCCTCTTAATGCTGTAACCGGTATGACGCGATTGTTGTTAGACACGCCTCTTAGTTCTCAACAGCAAGAATTTGTCCACTTGATCCGGAACAGTGGCGACACGCTTCTGATGATGATTAATAACATTCTGGATTTTTCTAAAATTGAGTCGGGCAAATTAGAGTTAGAACAACATTCTTTTGACCTGAGACAATGTATCGAAGATGTTTTAAGACTATTTGTGTCTCAATCTGCGGACAAGCCAGTGGAATTAGGCTATCTTATTGAATCCCAAACCCCTATTTCAATTGTGGGAGATATTACCCGTCTGCGTCAGATTTTAACGAATTTAGTGGGTAATGCTCTTAAGTTTACTCAGAAAGGGGAAGTGGTTGTTTATGTCAATTCAACCTTGCTCTCTTCTCCTGATAGTGCTGAGAAGGAAAACCTAGATCAAACTCAACCATCATTGTCTCAGTATGAAATTCGCTTTGCGGTCAAAGATACAGGGATTGGTATTCCCCGCGATCGCCTAGAACGTTTATTCAAATCCTTCAGTCAGATTGATTCTTCCACCACCCGCAAATATGGAGGAACCGGCTTAGGATTAGTGATCAGTAAACGTCTTTGCGAATTAATGGGGGGAAAGATTTGGGTACATAGTGAAGAAAATTATGGCTCAACTTTCTACTTTACCATTATTGTTGAAGCCATAAAATCCAAGGCAAATTTGAATATTACCCAATCCATACAGGAATTAATGGGTAAACGTTTACTGATTATTAACGATAACCTCACGAATCAAAAAATTCTTACCCAGCAAACACAATCCTGGGGGATCTTTACCTGCGCCGTTGACTCATGGGAAAAGGCCCTAGAATGGTTTCAACAGGGGGTGCATTTTGATATTGCTATTTTAGACATTGGATCTTCTCAACATAATTTTCTAGATCTCATTCGCCAAATTCGGCAACAATCTGGCTACCATAATTTACCTATCTTAATTATTAATTTAATTACCAATTTTAATGATTTTGAGGAAATTGAAAACCTACATTATATAAGAGTCTTAAATAAGCCTATTCAGCAGTCTGAGTTGTATAAAAACTTACTACATATTGTTTCGGAAAAACCCATTAAAATGACTCCAGCTAAACCGATGCCGGGAGAATTTTCTGCTCCGATGCACACCCTTAAAATTTTGGTCGCCGAGGATGTGACGGTGAATCAGGCTGTGATTCGTTTGTTACTCGGTAAATTGGGCTATCAGGCCGATATCGTTAGCAATGGGCTAGAAGCCTTGAAAGCACTCCACCATCAGAGCTATGATGTTGTCCTCATGGATGTGCGGATGCCTGATATGGATGGTCTGAGCGCAACCCATCATATCTATCAAGACATTTTTCCTCGTCCTCGTATTATTGCCATGACCGCAGAGGCCATGCCAGGAGATAAGGAAAATTGTTTGGCTGCCGGTATGGATGATTATCTTTCTAAACCCATTAATATTGAGTTGCTTCAACAGGCCTTGGCTCGGTGCGTGCCTTTGTCAGTTCCAGAAAGCAGTGAAAAGACGGCTCCGCCATCGAGCTTACCCACAACATCTGTCCCGGAACGGACTGCTGTTAGCGTTTCCCCAACCCCGCTAAAATCGGCGACAGAATTGATTAATCTTTCTGAGAACTTAAACGTATTTGATCCCAAGCCTTTAGAAGTTTTAGCTCAAATGGCTGGCAGTCGTGCGCATCAGGTGATCCATAACTTAATTTCTTCCTATTTACAGGAGTCGCCTCAGCATTTAATTGTGATTGCTCAGGTGATTTCCTCTGGAGAGTGGGACGGTTTGGAAAACGCGATAAAATCTCTCGGTTCTGCTAGTGTTAGGATTGGCGCAACCAATTTAGGCAAACTCTGTAAAGAGATAGAATCTCGTCTCCAAGAGAAAAATTTGACCGAAATAGCGATGCTTTTCAATCGCCTTGAACAAGAATATGAGCAGGTTGTTCAGATCCTAAAGCGCAAGCAAGAACAATGTCAAAATGAGGCGGTTACTTTTTAG
- a CDS encoding ISAs1 family transposase, translating into MKLRPKYRLVEHFAEIDDPRIERTKRHKLIDILTIAILAVICGAEGWVAMESFGKAKHQWLKKILELPNGIPSHDTFARVFASLNPEQFQDCFLHWVKSIAEVSEGEVIAIDGKTLRHSYDNANGKGAIQMVSAWATANRLVLGQCKVESKSNEITAIPKLLKMLEVKGCIVTIDAMGTQTKIAQQIVGRGGDYVLALKGNQGNLCEDVEQLFAHAQSVNFAGIKHDFHQTIDKGHGRIEIRRCWTMEQTEFLLGGEKWAKLTSICMIKAERRLKDKTEYETRYYISSLPSNAQKLSQSVRSHWLIENSLHWVLDLAFNEDACRIRKDFAPENLAVLRHIALNLLTKENTLKLGIKNKRLRAGWDEDYLLKVLLG; encoded by the coding sequence ATGAAACTCCGACCCAAATATAGACTGGTAGAACACTTTGCCGAAATAGATGACCCTCGCATCGAACGAACAAAACGGCATAAACTCATTGATATTCTAACGATTGCCATCTTAGCCGTCATTTGTGGAGCAGAAGGTTGGGTAGCCATGGAAAGTTTCGGCAAGGCTAAACATCAATGGCTAAAAAAAATTTTGGAATTGCCAAATGGCATCCCCTCCCACGATACGTTTGCGCGTGTATTTGCTAGTCTGAATCCAGAGCAATTTCAAGACTGTTTTCTGCATTGGGTCAAAAGTATAGCGGAGGTAAGTGAAGGGGAAGTGATAGCGATTGACGGCAAAACCCTTCGCCACTCCTATGATAATGCCAACGGAAAGGGCGCAATTCAGATGGTAAGTGCATGGGCAACAGCAAATCGTCTAGTACTAGGACAGTGCAAGGTGGAAAGCAAATCGAATGAAATCACGGCGATACCCAAACTCCTGAAAATGCTAGAGGTCAAAGGTTGTATCGTAACGATTGATGCCATGGGAACTCAGACAAAGATTGCCCAACAGATAGTAGGGCGAGGGGGAGATTATGTTTTGGCATTGAAAGGCAATCAAGGTAATCTATGTGAGGATGTTGAACAATTATTTGCTCATGCTCAATCGGTTAATTTTGCGGGAATTAAGCATGATTTTCATCAAACAATAGACAAGGGACATGGACGGATTGAAATTCGCCGTTGCTGGACGATGGAACAAACAGAATTTTTGCTGGGTGGGGAGAAATGGGCAAAGTTGACGAGCATCTGTATGATTAAAGCGGAGAGACGATTGAAAGACAAAACAGAGTATGAGACCCGCTACTATATCAGTAGCCTGCCGAGTAATGCTCAAAAATTATCCCAATCTGTTCGTAGTCATTGGTTGATAGAAAACTCTTTACATTGGGTTCTAGACTTGGCCTTCAACGAGGATGCTTGTCGCATTCGTAAGGATTTTGCTCCTGAGAATTTAGCCGTCTTACGCCATATCGCTCTTAACTTGCTCACAAAGGAAAATACTCTGAAACTTGGTATCAAGAATAAACGGCTACGCGCTGGTTGGGACGAGGACTATCTCCTTAAGGTTTTACTCGGATAA
- a CDS encoding ISKra4 family transposase has translation MTAKLINVEGSKIKIELTLELSRSMLDTEINIQKGLNEVGCIASKEALKYLDTDGSPLKIGEEIWKSKGEQPKEYQTPYGEVIVNRHVYQRSVGGKTYCPLEREARIIITSTPLLAKQVSSKMSGMAGKEVKNDLLENHGRKVALSYIQRLSEAVGSVVQAKEEAWSYAPPKEDSQIATVGIGLDGTCMLMCEDGYREAMVGTVSLYDSEGERQHTIYLGAAPEYGKKSFLERLEREIERAKKRYPEATLVGIADGAESNWKFLEKQTEEQILDFYHASGYLGALAEALHPNTVSKQKEWLTENCRELKHEKGKAGELLNLMKEVKEEKSHSKNLTEKLQAAITYYENHQHQMDYAEYLEKKYPIGSGVTEAACKTLVKQRLCCSGMRWKEKGAGIILSLRALVLTKERWSQFWAKLDQYGFPVEP, from the coding sequence ATGACAGCAAAACTAATTAATGTAGAGGGTTCAAAGATAAAAATAGAACTAACATTAGAACTCAGTCGTTCAATGTTGGATACAGAAATAAATATTCAAAAAGGCTTAAACGAAGTAGGTTGCATCGCCAGCAAAGAAGCCTTGAAATATTTAGATACAGATGGTTCACCCTTAAAAATCGGTGAAGAAATCTGGAAGAGTAAGGGAGAGCAACCGAAAGAATATCAAACACCTTATGGTGAGGTTATAGTGAATCGTCATGTATATCAGCGTTCAGTAGGAGGAAAAACGTATTGCCCCTTAGAAAGAGAAGCAAGGATAATCATAACATCAACGCCATTATTGGCAAAACAGGTATCCTCAAAAATGTCAGGGATGGCAGGCAAAGAGGTGAAAAATGATTTATTAGAAAATCATGGTAGAAAAGTAGCGCTATCCTATATCCAAAGATTGAGTGAAGCAGTAGGAAGTGTGGTACAGGCAAAAGAAGAAGCGTGGAGTTATGCCCCGCCCAAGGAGGATAGCCAAATTGCAACAGTGGGAATAGGATTAGATGGAACCTGTATGCTGATGTGTGAGGATGGCTACCGTGAAGCAATGGTGGGAACCGTTTCCCTATACGATAGTGAGGGAGAACGTCAACATACAATCTATCTAGGTGCGGCACCAGAGTATGGAAAAAAGAGTTTTCTAGAAAGATTAGAAAGAGAAATTGAGCGAGCGAAAAAACGTTATCCAGAGGCAACATTGGTCGGGATAGCAGACGGGGCAGAATCAAATTGGAAGTTTTTAGAAAAGCAAACGGAAGAACAGATATTAGATTTCTATCATGCCTCTGGTTACTTAGGTGCCTTGGCAGAAGCGTTGCATCCGAATACAGTGTCAAAACAAAAAGAATGGTTGACTGAAAATTGTCGAGAACTCAAGCATGAAAAAGGAAAAGCAGGAGAACTGCTAAATCTGATGAAAGAAGTCAAAGAAGAAAAAAGTCATTCTAAGAATCTTACCGAGAAACTACAAGCGGCGATTACTTATTACGAGAATCATCAGCATCAAATGGATTATGCTGAATACTTAGAGAAAAAGTATCCGATTGGTTCAGGTGTTACGGAAGCAGCTTGTAAGACGTTGGTCAAACAACGATTATGTTGTTCAGGGATGCGATGGAAGGAAAAAGGAGCAGGAATTATTTTGAGCCTACGAGCTTTGGTATTGACCAAGGAACGATGGAGTCAATTTTGGGCAAAACTTGATCAATATGGGTTCCCTGTAGAACCCTGA